Proteins from a genomic interval of Pseudomonas sp. RC10:
- a CDS encoding GntR family transcriptional regulator, which produces MNDQLQPLKKQPRTAKAGRSGTQDDIVYAHIFEAILEQRLAPGTKLSEEALGEIFGVSRTIIRRALSRLAHEGVVLLRPNRGAVVASPSVDEARQVFFARRMVEKAITELAVEHATPEQLNELRKMVSDERDSFSRGDRGAGIRLSGEFHLKLAEAAKNAPLISFQRSLVSQTSLIIAQYESGNRSHCSYDEHTQLIDAIEARDATLAVSLMMHHMDHIDSKLNLDEESASDDLHAVFSHLMLPKKKPGRSTAV; this is translated from the coding sequence ATGAACGATCAGTTGCAACCCCTCAAGAAACAGCCGCGCACCGCCAAGGCGGGCCGCAGCGGCACCCAGGACGACATCGTCTACGCGCACATTTTCGAGGCCATCCTCGAACAACGGTTGGCGCCCGGCACCAAGCTTTCCGAAGAAGCCTTGGGTGAGATTTTCGGGGTCAGCCGCACCATCATTCGTCGCGCTTTGTCGCGTCTGGCCCACGAAGGCGTGGTGTTGTTGCGCCCGAATCGCGGCGCGGTGGTTGCCAGCCCGAGCGTGGACGAAGCGCGACAAGTGTTTTTCGCACGGCGCATGGTCGAGAAGGCGATCACTGAATTGGCGGTCGAACACGCGACGCCGGAGCAGTTGAACGAACTGCGCAAGATGGTCAGCGACGAGCGCGACAGTTTTTCCAGAGGGGATCGTGGAGCGGGGATTCGCCTGTCGGGCGAGTTCCATTTGAAGTTGGCCGAAGCAGCCAAGAATGCGCCGCTGATCAGCTTCCAGCGCAGCCTGGTGTCGCAGACCTCACTCATCATTGCTCAGTACGAAAGCGGCAACCGCTCGCACTGTTCCTACGATGAGCACACCCAGTTGATCGACGCCATCGAAGCCCGCGACGCGACGCTGGCGGTGAGCCTGATGATGCACCACATGGACCACATCGACAGCAAGCTCAACCTCGACGAAGAAAGCGCCTCCGACGACCTGCACGCAGTGTTCTCGCACCTGATGCTGCCGAAGAAAAAGCCGGGGCGCAGCACGGCGGTTTGA
- the puuE gene encoding allantoinase PuuE, translated as MSADYPRDLIGYGRNPPHPHWPGNARIALSFVLNYEEGGERNILHGDKESEAFLSEMVAAQPLQGQRNMSMESLYEYGSRAGVWRILKLFKQFDIPLTIFAVAMAAQRHPDVIRAMVEAGHEICSHGYRWIDYQNMDEAQEREHMLEAIRILTELTGERPLGWYTGRTGPNTRRLVMEEGGFLYDCDTYDDDLPYWEPNNSTGKPHLVIPYTLDTNDMRFTQVQGFNKGDDFFDYLKDAFDVLYAEGVEAPKMLSIGLHCRLIGRPARLASLQRFLEYVKGHEQVWFARRVEIARHWHDVHPFTSTPLKGAAQ; from the coding sequence GTGAGCGCCGACTATCCACGCGACCTGATCGGTTACGGCCGTAACCCGCCCCACCCCCACTGGCCGGGCAATGCCCGTATCGCGTTGTCGTTCGTACTCAATTACGAAGAAGGCGGCGAGCGCAATATTCTGCACGGCGACAAGGAATCCGAGGCGTTCCTGTCCGAGATGGTCGCCGCCCAGCCGCTGCAAGGCCAGCGCAACATGAGCATGGAATCGCTGTACGAATACGGCAGCCGTGCCGGGGTATGGCGCATCCTCAAGCTGTTCAAGCAATTCGACATTCCGCTGACCATCTTCGCCGTGGCCATGGCCGCCCAGCGTCACCCGGACGTGATCCGCGCGATGGTCGAGGCCGGTCACGAAATCTGCAGCCACGGCTACCGCTGGATCGATTATCAGAACATGGACGAGGCTCAGGAACGCGAGCACATGCTCGAAGCGATCCGCATCCTCACCGAACTCACCGGCGAACGCCCGCTGGGCTGGTATACCGGTCGTACTGGCCCGAACACTCGACGCCTGGTGATGGAAGAAGGCGGCTTTCTCTACGACTGCGACACCTATGACGACGACCTGCCCTACTGGGAGCCGAACAACAGCACCGGCAAGCCGCATCTGGTGATTCCGTACACCCTGGACACCAACGACATGCGCTTCACCCAAGTGCAGGGTTTCAACAAGGGCGACGACTTTTTCGACTACCTGAAAGACGCGTTCGACGTGCTCTACGCCGAAGGGGTCGAGGCGCCGAAAATGCTTTCCATCGGCCTGCACTGCCGCCTGATCGGCCGCCCTGCCCGTCTGGCCTCGCTGCAACGTTTCCTCGAATACGTCAAAGGCCACGAACAGGTGTGGTTCGCCCGCCGCGTGGAAATCGCCCGCCACTGGCACGACGTTCATCCCTTCACAAGCACCCCGTTGAAAGGAGCCGCCCAGTGA
- the xdhC gene encoding xanthine dehydrogenase accessory protein XdhC, translated as MNNWISALAELQTQGEACVLVTIIEERGSTPRNAGSKMVVSAERIYDTIGGGHLEYKAIEIAREMLASGSQQTRLERFSLGASLGQCCGGVNVLLFEPMGQPQAQIAVFGAGHVGRALVPLLASLPCRVRWIDSREAEFPAHLPEGVSKIVNEEVVDEVDHLPASSYCVVMTHNHQLDLELTAAILKRGDFTWFGLIGSKTKRAKFEHRLRDRGFDPALVQRMRCPMGLSEVKGKLPMEIAVSVAAEVIATYNLHFGTESGEHGSTSEPIAKLMPVSRRAQAQ; from the coding sequence ATGAACAACTGGATCAGCGCCCTCGCCGAGTTGCAAACCCAGGGTGAAGCCTGCGTGCTGGTGACGATCATCGAGGAGCGTGGCTCAACGCCGCGCAACGCGGGGTCGAAGATGGTGGTCAGCGCCGAGCGGATCTACGACACCATTGGCGGCGGCCATCTGGAATACAAGGCCATTGAAATCGCCCGCGAGATGCTCGCCAGCGGCAGCCAGCAAACCCGCCTCGAACGCTTCAGTCTCGGCGCGAGTCTGGGGCAGTGCTGCGGCGGCGTGAACGTGCTGCTGTTCGAACCCATGGGCCAGCCCCAGGCGCAGATTGCCGTGTTTGGTGCTGGCCACGTCGGCCGTGCGTTGGTCCCGCTGTTGGCCAGCCTGCCCTGCCGCGTGCGCTGGATCGATTCGCGGGAGGCGGAATTCCCGGCGCACCTGCCTGAAGGCGTGAGCAAAATCGTCAACGAAGAAGTCGTCGACGAAGTGGATCATCTGCCCGCTAGCAGTTATTGCGTCGTCATGACCCACAATCATCAGCTCGATCTGGAACTGACCGCCGCCATTCTTAAGCGCGGCGACTTCACCTGGTTCGGGCTGATCGGCTCGAAGACCAAACGCGCCAAATTCGAACACCGCCTGCGTGATCGCGGCTTCGATCCCGCGCTGGTGCAACGCATGCGCTGCCCGATGGGGCTGTCCGAAGTGAAAGGCAAGCTGCCGATGGAGATTGCCGTCTCGGTCGCCGCCGAGGTGATCGCGACCTACAACCTGCATTTCGGCACAGAGAGCGGCGAGCATGGCTCGACCTCAGAACCCATCGCCAAACTGATGCCGGTCTCTCGCCGCGCCCAGGCTCAATGA
- a CDS encoding LysE family translocator, producing the protein MTLETWLLFSGAALVVILIPGPLSLLMIGNSLNYGVLRSYPAFFGGVCASICLLSASALGLGALLMASEQLFSALKIVGGLYLFYLAWQSWKQSRQPATGAEVPAAVSHPGFGSLFWRAFVLGGSNPKDILFFAAFLPQFLKADQPFLGQLITMIITWTLLDLTCKLFYGFSAQGAARYLRTGKGQTWFNRISAGLFSGAGSAALLSH; encoded by the coding sequence ATGACCCTGGAAACCTGGCTGCTGTTCAGCGGCGCCGCGCTGGTGGTGATTTTGATCCCGGGGCCGCTGTCCCTGCTGATGATCGGCAACAGCCTGAACTATGGCGTGCTGCGTTCATACCCGGCGTTTTTCGGCGGGGTCTGCGCGTCGATCTGCCTGCTCAGCGCCTCAGCCCTTGGCCTGGGGGCGTTGTTGATGGCGTCGGAGCAATTGTTCAGCGCACTGAAGATCGTTGGCGGGCTGTACCTGTTCTACCTCGCCTGGCAAAGCTGGAAACAGTCCCGCCAACCCGCGACCGGCGCAGAGGTGCCAGCGGCCGTCAGCCATCCGGGCTTTGGGTCGCTGTTCTGGCGCGCCTTCGTGCTCGGCGGCAGCAACCCGAAAGACATCCTGTTCTTCGCCGCGTTTCTGCCGCAGTTCCTCAAGGCCGACCAGCCTTTCCTCGGTCAGTTGATCACCATGATCATCACGTGGACGCTGCTGGACCTGACCTGCAAGCTGTTCTACGGCTTCAGCGCCCAGGGTGCTGCGCGTTACCTGCGCACAGGTAAAGGGCAAACCTGGTTCAACCGCATCAGCGCCGGGCTATTCAGTGGCGCGGGCAGCGCTGCACTGCTCAGCCATTGA
- the uraH gene encoding hydroxyisourate hydrolase, with the protein MGRLTTHVLDAAHGCPGSNIRIALYRVDGEQLEKIAEAVTNSDGRCDAPLLQDEDYRSGVYQLQFSAGDYYRAKGVKLGDQAFLDVVVLRFGIDAGQDHYHVPLLISPYSYSTYRGS; encoded by the coding sequence ATGGGACGACTGACCACACACGTGCTGGACGCCGCACACGGCTGCCCCGGCAGCAACATCCGCATTGCCCTGTACCGGGTCGATGGCGAGCAGCTGGAAAAGATTGCCGAAGCCGTGACCAACAGTGACGGCCGCTGCGACGCCCCCTTGTTACAGGACGAGGATTACCGTTCGGGTGTCTACCAGCTGCAATTCAGCGCTGGCGATTACTACCGGGCCAAGGGCGTGAAACTGGGTGATCAGGCCTTTCTCGACGTCGTAGTGCTGCGGTTCGGCATCGACGCCGGGCAGGATCACTACCACGTTCCGCTGCTGATTTCGCCGTACAGCTATTCCACGTATCGCGGCAGCTAG
- a CDS encoding NCS2 family permease: MEATQGDLRPTRSGLLERLFKLSLHGTTVRTELLAGLTTFITMAYIIFVNPNIMADAGIDHGAAFVATCIAAALGCLLMGLYANWPVGLAPGMGLNAFFTYTVVGTMGYSWQTALGAVFISGVIFMILTLSRVREWLLNSIPVSLRFAMGAGVGLFLGLIGLKTAGIVVDSPATLIKLGSLREPGPLLAAICFLMIAVLSYHRVFGAILISIITVTAAGWGLGLVHYNGIFSTPPSLAPTWMAMDVAGVFNVSMISVVLAFLFVHMFDTAGTLMGVAQRAGLVNDDGRIENLSRALKADSASSVFGAMVGVPPVTSYVESASGVAAGGRTGLTAVTVGVLFVAAMFFAPLAGMIPAYATAGALIYVAMLMMGGMAHIEWDEATDAIPAIVTAIMMPLTFSVADGIALGFITYVVLKAFTGRHKEISVSLWALCAIFIAKFVFL, translated from the coding sequence CTGGAAGCCACTCAAGGAGACCTCAGGCCGACACGCTCGGGCCTGCTTGAACGCCTCTTCAAGCTCAGCCTGCACGGCACCACCGTTCGGACCGAGCTGCTGGCGGGCCTGACGACCTTCATCACCATGGCGTACATCATCTTCGTCAACCCCAACATCATGGCCGACGCGGGCATCGATCACGGCGCGGCGTTCGTGGCCACCTGCATCGCCGCCGCGCTGGGTTGCCTGCTCATGGGCCTGTACGCCAACTGGCCGGTGGGCCTGGCGCCGGGCATGGGGCTGAACGCGTTCTTCACCTACACCGTCGTCGGCACGATGGGCTACAGCTGGCAGACCGCGCTGGGTGCGGTGTTCATCTCGGGCGTGATCTTCATGATCCTCACCCTCTCCCGCGTCCGCGAATGGCTGCTCAACAGCATTCCGGTGAGCCTGCGGTTCGCGATGGGCGCGGGGGTCGGGCTGTTCCTCGGGCTGATCGGCCTGAAAACAGCGGGCATCGTGGTCGACAGCCCCGCGACGTTGATCAAGCTGGGTTCGCTGCGTGAACCCGGTCCGTTGCTGGCGGCGATCTGCTTTCTGATGATTGCGGTGCTCAGCTATCACCGCGTGTTTGGCGCGATCCTGATCAGCATCATCACCGTAACCGCCGCCGGTTGGGGCCTGGGGCTGGTGCATTACAACGGTATCTTCTCCACCCCGCCGAGCCTGGCGCCGACATGGATGGCGATGGACGTCGCAGGCGTGTTCAACGTCAGCATGATCAGCGTGGTGTTGGCTTTTCTGTTTGTGCACATGTTCGACACCGCGGGCACCTTGATGGGCGTCGCGCAACGGGCCGGGTTGGTGAATGACGATGGCCGCATCGAGAACCTGTCCCGCGCCCTCAAGGCTGACAGTGCATCGAGCGTGTTCGGCGCGATGGTCGGCGTGCCGCCTGTCACCAGTTATGTGGAAAGTGCTTCGGGCGTGGCGGCGGGTGGCCGCACCGGGCTGACGGCCGTGACCGTGGGCGTGCTGTTCGTCGCCGCGATGTTCTTCGCCCCATTGGCGGGGATGATCCCGGCGTACGCCACCGCAGGCGCGTTGATCTACGTGGCGATGCTGATGATGGGCGGCATGGCCCACATTGAATGGGACGAGGCCACCGACGCGATTCCGGCCATTGTCACGGCGATCATGATGCCGCTGACCTTCTCGGTGGCCGACGGCATCGCACTGGGCTTCATCACCTACGTCGTGCTGAAGGCGTTTACCGGGCGCCATAAGGAGATTTCGGTGAGCCTGTGGGCGCTGTGCGCGATCTTCATTGCCAAGTTTGTGTTCCTGTAA
- the xdhB gene encoding xanthine dehydrogenase molybdopterin binding subunit: MSNHAPQKTQEELVALFQQDLTSGVGRSVKHDSADKHVSGEAIYIDDRLEFPNQLHVYARMSDRAHARIVSVDVSPCYDFEGVRIAITHEDIPGLKDIGPLLPGDPLLAIDKVEFVGQPVIAVAARDLETARKAAMAAIIEYEDLEPVLDVVAAYRNKHFVLDSHTHKRGDSVAALDTAPNRIQGTLHIGGQEHFYLETQISSVMPTEDGGMIVYCSTQNPTEVQKLVAEVLDVSMNKVVVDMRRMGGGFGGKETQAASPACLCAVIARLTGQPTKMRLPRMEDMIMTGKRHPFYVEYDVGFDNDGRLHGIQLELAGNCGCSPDLSASIVDRAMFHSDNSYYLGDATINGHRCKTNTASNTAYRGFGGPQGMVAIEEVMDAIARHLGKDPLAVRKANYYGKTERNVTHYYQEVEHNMLEEMTAELEESSQYAERRKAITAYNANSPILKKGLALTPVKFGISFTASFLNQAGALIHIYTDGSIHLNHGGTEMGQGLNTKVAQVVAEVFQVDISRVQITATNTDKVPNTSPTAASSGADLNGKAAQNAAETIKQRLIEFAAKHYKCEAAQVEFRNGHVRVGEQVISFDTLAQQAWMGQVSLSSTGYYKTPKIYYDRSQARGRPFYYFAFGAACTEVVVDTLTGEYKMLRTDILHDVGASLNPAIDIGQVEGGYIQGMGWLTTEELVWNAKGKLMTNGPAGYKIPAVADMPADLRVKLVENRKNPEDTVFHSKAVGEPPFMLGIAAWCAIKDAVASLGDYKHQPKIDAPATPERVLWGCEQMRQLKVASSEAVGVAHELTVSPV; this comes from the coding sequence ATGTCTAATCACGCACCGCAAAAGACTCAAGAAGAACTGGTTGCCCTGTTTCAGCAGGACCTCACCTCGGGCGTCGGCCGCAGCGTCAAGCACGACAGCGCCGATAAACACGTCTCAGGCGAAGCGATTTACATCGATGACCGGCTCGAATTCCCTAATCAGTTGCACGTCTATGCGCGGATGTCCGACCGGGCCCACGCGCGCATCGTCAGCGTCGATGTGTCGCCCTGCTACGACTTCGAAGGCGTGCGCATCGCCATCACTCACGAAGACATTCCCGGCCTGAAAGACATCGGCCCTTTGCTGCCGGGCGATCCGCTGCTGGCCATCGACAAAGTCGAGTTCGTCGGTCAGCCGGTGATCGCCGTGGCCGCACGTGATCTGGAAACGGCACGCAAGGCAGCAATGGCCGCCATCATCGAATACGAAGACCTGGAGCCGGTGCTCGACGTGGTCGCGGCCTACCGCAACAAACATTTCGTGCTGGACAGCCACACCCACAAGCGCGGCGACTCGGTCGCGGCGCTGGATACGGCCCCGAACCGCATTCAGGGCACGCTGCACATCGGCGGGCAGGAGCACTTTTATCTGGAGACGCAAATCTCCTCGGTGATGCCCACCGAAGACGGCGGCATGATCGTCTACTGCTCCACGCAAAACCCCACCGAAGTGCAGAAGCTGGTCGCCGAAGTGCTCGACGTGTCGATGAACAAGGTGGTGGTCGACATGCGCCGCATGGGTGGCGGATTCGGTGGCAAGGAAACGCAAGCCGCCAGCCCGGCGTGCCTGTGCGCGGTGATCGCGCGCCTGACCGGTCAACCGACCAAGATGCGCCTGCCGCGCATGGAAGACATGATCATGACCGGCAAGCGCCACCCCTTCTACGTCGAGTACGACGTGGGCTTCGACAACGACGGGCGCCTGCACGGCATTCAGCTGGAGCTGGCCGGGAACTGCGGCTGCTCGCCGGACTTGTCGGCCTCTATCGTCGACCGCGCGATGTTCCACTCGGACAACTCGTATTACCTGGGTGACGCTACCATCAACGGCCACCGCTGCAAGACCAACACCGCGTCGAACACGGCCTACCGTGGCTTCGGCGGTCCGCAAGGGATGGTTGCCATCGAAGAAGTGATGGACGCCATCGCCCGCCATCTGGGCAAGGACCCGCTGGCCGTGCGCAAGGCCAATTACTACGGCAAGACCGAGCGCAACGTCACCCACTATTACCAGGAAGTCGAGCACAACATGCTCGAAGAAATGACCGCCGAACTGGAAGAAAGCAGTCAATACGCGGAGCGCCGTAAAGCAATCACGGCTTACAACGCCAACAGCCCGATTCTGAAGAAGGGCCTGGCGTTGACCCCGGTTAAATTCGGCATTTCCTTCACCGCCAGTTTCCTCAATCAGGCGGGTGCGCTGATCCACATTTATACCGACGGCAGCATCCACCTGAACCACGGCGGCACCGAGATGGGCCAGGGCTTGAACACCAAGGTTGCGCAGGTGGTGGCCGAGGTGTTTCAGGTGGACATCAGCCGCGTGCAGATCACCGCGACCAACACCGACAAAGTGCCGAACACCTCGCCGACCGCAGCGTCCAGCGGTGCGGATTTGAACGGTAAGGCCGCGCAAAACGCAGCGGAAACCATCAAGCAACGGCTCATCGAATTCGCCGCGAAACATTACAAATGCGAAGCCGCTCAGGTCGAATTCCGCAACGGTCACGTGCGGGTCGGCGAGCAGGTCATCAGCTTCGACACATTGGCGCAACAGGCGTGGATGGGGCAGGTTTCGCTGTCGAGCACCGGCTATTACAAGACGCCGAAGATTTACTACGACCGCAGTCAGGCTAGAGGTCGGCCGTTCTATTACTTCGCCTTTGGCGCGGCCTGCACTGAAGTGGTCGTCGACACCCTGACCGGTGAATACAAGATGCTGCGCACCGACATCCTCCACGACGTCGGCGCCTCGCTGAACCCGGCCATCGACATCGGCCAGGTCGAGGGCGGCTACATTCAAGGCATGGGCTGGCTGACCACCGAAGAACTGGTGTGGAACGCCAAGGGCAAGCTGATGACCAACGGCCCGGCCGGTTACAAGATCCCGGCGGTGGCGGACATGCCCGCCGACTTGCGGGTCAAGCTGGTGGAAAACCGCAAAAACCCGGAAGACACGGTGTTCCATTCCAAGGCCGTGGGTGAGCCGCCGTTCATGTTGGGGATTGCGGCCTGGTGTGCGATCAAGGATGCCGTGGCGAGTCTCGGCGATTACAAGCATCAGCCGAAGATCGACGCGCCTGCCACGCCGGAGCGGGTGTTGTGGGGGTGTGAGCAGATGCGCCAGTTGAAGGTGGCCAGTTCCGAGGCAGTCGGTGTGGCCCATGAGCTGACGGTTTCACCGGTTTAG
- a CDS encoding DUF6543 domain-containing protein, with the protein MTGTVLQPVDLLTADEPHDQPLQSLSIAMPGWLSTVEQPVRDEYAQRLTEYHASAQALENHLDHVLPSFEDFVRARIKARIKDDLGIDLDPDLITVELPKRVWRDYRIDPQYGRVTNYFAPWVASRERERLTLAALAERNFAAGDAQMARRFDFAAIHGTSNLSGTWLHAVIPQLDVALHYRNLLKKVFQLAPASTVQQQLDAERLLEPYQRKIELEAFCELNRRRLSEEGGLLLQLAAQSRSQAESDAAGIEMNWLQFKPGTSVSGEQDSHTLSGLCAIRSKVSNHTVIYLPDAPDDVLTVEASDPETARSRLIQHLISKPALTGYLAQRTLDAQGAACHVSYINQSLARGFEGFLRFVPALDLQLAAQQLDTRAWMLQQAIQSRARTRFDIQTEQNRQQGERYVGYLKALLGLLPGIGTLVSVQDGWLDGHDAMKAFREGRLDDGLLALGSTAMSVLDVAMSVIPGAASVFVLGRMARRSARLKTATSGLREHVLTPFEGYAVPKSLNDAVPQSGRDLGTRLKDGQLWIEREGQAYEVYRRAGSKRCA; encoded by the coding sequence ATGACCGGTACCGTTTTACAGCCCGTCGACCTGCTGACCGCAGACGAACCCCACGATCAACCCTTGCAGTCACTCAGCATTGCGATGCCCGGCTGGCTGAGCACCGTCGAGCAGCCTGTTCGCGATGAATATGCCCAGCGGCTCACCGAGTACCACGCCAGCGCCCAGGCACTTGAAAACCATCTGGATCACGTGCTGCCTTCGTTCGAAGATTTCGTTCGAGCGCGCATCAAGGCCAGGATCAAGGATGATCTGGGCATCGATCTCGATCCTGATCTCATCACTGTCGAGCTGCCGAAACGGGTCTGGCGCGACTACCGAATCGACCCTCAATACGGGCGGGTGACGAATTATTTTGCACCGTGGGTCGCCAGTCGGGAGCGTGAGCGCCTGACGTTGGCGGCCCTGGCCGAGCGCAATTTTGCAGCGGGTGACGCGCAGATGGCGCGGCGTTTCGATTTCGCCGCGATCCATGGCACGTCGAACCTGTCGGGCACTTGGCTGCACGCGGTCATTCCGCAGCTGGACGTTGCGCTGCACTACCGTAATTTGCTTAAAAAAGTGTTCCAGCTGGCACCTGCGTCCACGGTGCAACAACAGCTCGACGCCGAGCGCCTGCTGGAACCCTATCAGCGCAAGATCGAGCTGGAGGCGTTCTGCGAACTCAATCGTCGACGCCTGAGCGAAGAGGGTGGTCTGTTGCTGCAACTGGCAGCCCAGTCTCGCTCTCAGGCCGAAAGCGACGCCGCTGGCATCGAGATGAACTGGCTGCAGTTCAAGCCGGGCACCTCGGTGAGTGGCGAGCAGGACAGCCACACGTTGAGCGGACTGTGTGCAATTCGCAGCAAAGTCTCCAACCACACCGTGATCTACCTGCCCGACGCGCCCGACGACGTCCTGACTGTCGAGGCGTCCGATCCTGAAACCGCCCGATCCCGCTTGATCCAGCACCTGATCAGCAAGCCCGCGCTGACGGGTTACCTCGCACAGCGCACGCTGGACGCTCAGGGGGCGGCCTGTCACGTCAGCTACATCAACCAGTCACTGGCTCGCGGGTTCGAAGGTTTTCTGCGTTTCGTTCCCGCGCTCGACCTGCAACTCGCCGCCCAGCAGCTCGACACCCGCGCCTGGATGCTTCAGCAGGCGATCCAGAGCCGCGCGCGCACCCGCTTCGACATCCAGACCGAGCAGAACCGGCAGCAAGGCGAGAGGTATGTGGGGTACCTGAAAGCCCTGTTGGGTCTGCTTCCCGGCATCGGCACCCTGGTCAGCGTGCAGGATGGCTGGCTGGATGGCCACGACGCCATGAAAGCCTTCAGGGAGGGGCGCCTGGACGACGGCCTGCTGGCGTTGGGTAGCACGGCGATGAGTGTGCTCGACGTGGCGATGTCGGTGATTCCCGGTGCCGCCAGCGTGTTTGTGCTGGGACGGATGGCGCGGCGCAGCGCGAGGCTGAAGACTGCGACGTCCGGGCTGCGCGAGCACGTGCTGACGCCGTTCGAGGGCTATGCAGTGCCCAAGTCACTGAATGATGCGGTGCCGCAATCCGGTCGCGATCTCGGCACGCGGCTCAAGGACGGTCAACTGTGGATCGAGCGCGAAGGGCAGGCGTACGAGGTCTACCGACGCGCGGGGAGCAAACGCTGCGCTTGA
- the guaD gene encoding guanine deaminase codes for MTIEKKAYRAAIVHSIADPAEVVAEASYEYFEDGLMVVENGKISAVGHARDLLGSLGSDVEVVTYTDALITAGFIDTHIHLPQTGMVGSYGEQLLDWLNTYVFPCEKQFADPVHAAEVSDIFIKELLSNGTTTALVFGSRHKESVEAFFTAAEKLNLRMIAGKVMMDRNAPDYLVDTAESSYVDSKALIERWHGKGRLHYAVTPRFAPTSTPEQLALAGQLLTEYPDLYMQTHISENLKEVEWVKALFPERKNYLDVYDHFKLLGERSVFAHGVHLCDEECQRLSETGSAIAFCPTSNFFLGSGLFNLPMAEKHKVNVGLGTDVGGGTSFSLLQTLNEAYKVMQLQGAKLSPFKSLYLATLGGARALRLEDKIGNLHAGTEADFVVLDFNATPLLSYRMKQAKSIEEQLFVLMTLGDDRTVSETYSAGVLVHKR; via the coding sequence ATGACTATTGAAAAGAAAGCCTACCGTGCCGCCATCGTCCACAGCATCGCCGACCCTGCCGAGGTGGTGGCCGAAGCGTCCTACGAGTATTTCGAAGACGGCCTGATGGTGGTGGAGAACGGCAAGATTTCCGCCGTCGGCCATGCCCGGGATTTGCTGGGCAGCCTTGGCAGCGACGTTGAAGTGGTGACCTACACCGACGCGCTGATCACCGCCGGTTTCATCGACACTCACATCCATTTACCGCAGACCGGCATGGTCGGTTCCTACGGCGAGCAGTTGCTGGACTGGCTCAATACCTACGTGTTTCCCTGCGAGAAGCAGTTCGCTGACCCTGTCCACGCGGCGGAAGTGTCCGACATCTTCATCAAGGAATTGCTGAGTAACGGCACCACGACGGCGCTGGTGTTCGGCAGCCGTCACAAAGAGTCGGTGGAAGCGTTCTTCACGGCAGCCGAAAAGCTCAACCTGCGGATGATCGCGGGCAAGGTGATGATGGACCGCAACGCCCCGGATTATCTGGTGGACACCGCCGAATCCAGCTACGTCGACAGCAAGGCGTTGATCGAGCGCTGGCATGGCAAGGGCCGTCTGCATTACGCGGTCACGCCCCGCTTCGCACCGACCAGCACGCCCGAGCAGCTTGCCCTCGCTGGCCAGTTGTTGACCGAGTATCCCGACCTCTACATGCAGACCCACATCAGCGAAAACCTGAAGGAAGTCGAATGGGTCAAGGCGCTGTTCCCGGAGCGCAAGAATTACCTGGACGTGTACGACCACTTCAAGCTGCTGGGTGAGCGCTCGGTGTTTGCCCACGGGGTGCACCTTTGCGACGAGGAATGTCAGCGGCTGTCGGAGACCGGGTCAGCCATTGCCTTCTGCCCGACGTCTAACTTCTTCCTGGGCAGTGGGCTGTTTAACCTGCCGATGGCGGAAAAGCACAAGGTCAATGTGGGACTGGGGACGGACGTGGGCGGCGGCACCAGCTTCTCGCTGCTGCAAACGCTGAACGAGGCCTACAAGGTCATGCAGTTGCAGGGCGCCAAGCTGAGCCCGTTCAAATCGCTGTACCTGGCGACCCTGGGGGGTGCGCGGGCGCTGCGTCTGGAAGACAAGATCGGCAACCTGCACGCCGGAACTGAGGCGGACTTCGTGGTGCTGGACTTCAACGCCACCCCGCTGCTGTCCTACCGCATGAAACAGGCGAAGAGCATCGAAGAACAGCTGTTCGTGCTGATGACGCTGGGGGACGACCGGACGGTGAGCGAGACGTATTCGGCGGGGGTGTTGGTGCATAAGCGCTGA